The Lutibacter profundi genome includes a region encoding these proteins:
- a CDS encoding type II toxin-antitoxin system Phd/YefM family antitoxin has protein sequence MITTTISDFRKDIKDYFNRVTENFETLIINRGKNTGVVVISLEEYNSLITTQHEMSSEKNRARLDSAIEKFKKGDSFNKNLLE, from the coding sequence ATGATTACAACGACAATATCAGATTTCAGAAAAGATATAAAGGATTACTTTAATAGAGTTACAGAAAACTTTGAGACACTAATTATTAACCGAGGTAAAAACACGGGAGTTGTAGTGATTTCTTTAGAAGAATACAATTCTCTTATTACAACTCAACACGAAATGTCTTCAGAAAAAAATAGAGCAAGGTTAGATTCTGCAATTGAGAAATTTAAAAAAGGAGATTCTTTTAACAAAAATCTTCTTGAGTAA
- a CDS encoding tetratricopeptide repeat protein: protein MASLYDFSRHIADLKREKKYADALSFFKENKADFSNEQIANNEYLISDIISCLRYTNYFDAGFQFLKIYNIQINSDTKERILNAYGWLLWSKYKSENSTVSDIEEEHHFFEDDEEVNQEDNFHYDKSELIERIETLIPLLLELNNDFSKTLISNLFSIVLKSEKKKPAPNWKLVNDFCNHINPEVLSRECSTIQIERKGQMRDMELASDIENWYAYKTKALMKLGEWQECFEKSKEALVILESFHYSNDVWFSRRIALSKKNLGNTKDTIEELKHILRKKKEWFIQKELAELYFDENDLENAFKYAIQAITNFGHLEFKVDLLFLLGKILNKKDETDLAFKHFSLSKLIRQVEEWKIPQKVFDELRNFESVEININDIGKLKLELKKYWNGFSQEKKKSFSNTKGTQKGEIIRIINDNERGKDGFLKSNNKDFYFSLSSKFYLTGKVEIGTIVEFIVIPSKDGKKEQTRIKKIIK from the coding sequence ATGGCATCATTATATGATTTTAGCAGACATATAGCCGATTTGAAAAGAGAAAAGAAATATGCTGATGCACTTTCTTTTTTCAAGGAGAATAAAGCTGATTTCTCAAATGAGCAGATTGCTAATAATGAGTACCTCATTTCCGATATTATTTCCTGTTTGAGATACACGAATTATTTTGATGCTGGATTCCAGTTTTTAAAAATCTATAATATTCAAATCAATAGTGATACTAAAGAAAGAATTCTGAATGCTTACGGTTGGCTATTATGGTCAAAGTACAAATCTGAGAACTCAACCGTGTCAGACATTGAAGAAGAACATCATTTTTTTGAGGATGATGAAGAAGTAAATCAAGAAGATAATTTCCATTACGATAAAAGCGAACTAATTGAGCGAATAGAAACTCTAATCCCGTTGCTTTTAGAACTAAATAATGATTTCTCTAAAACCCTTATTTCTAATCTCTTTTCAATCGTTTTAAAAAGCGAAAAAAAGAAACCAGCTCCCAATTGGAAGTTAGTTAACGATTTTTGTAATCATATTAACCCTGAAGTTCTCTCACGCGAATGTTCAACCATACAAATTGAAAGGAAAGGTCAAATGAGAGATATGGAATTAGCATCTGACATTGAGAATTGGTACGCATACAAAACCAAAGCCCTTATGAAATTAGGGGAATGGCAAGAATGTTTTGAGAAATCTAAAGAGGCTCTTGTTATATTGGAAAGCTTCCATTATTCAAATGATGTTTGGTTTTCAAGGCGGATTGCCCTTTCAAAAAAAAATTTGGGAAATACAAAAGATACTATTGAAGAACTAAAACACATACTTCGTAAGAAAAAGGAGTGGTTTATTCAAAAGGAATTAGCAGAATTATATTTTGATGAGAATGATTTAGAAAATGCTTTTAAGTATGCTATTCAAGCAATTACTAATTTTGGACATTTGGAGTTTAAAGTTGATTTACTATTTCTATTAGGCAAAATTTTAAACAAGAAAGACGAAACAGATTTAGCCTTTAAGCACTTTTCTTTATCTAAACTCATAAGACAAGTTGAAGAATGGAAAATACCTCAAAAAGTATTTGATGAATTACGAAACTTTGAAAGTGTAGAAATCAATATCAATGATATAGGTAAGTTAAAATTAGAACTTAAAAAATATTGGAATGGTTTTTCTCAAGAGAAGAAGAAGTCATTTTCTAATACAAAAGGGACTCAAAAAGGAGAAATTATAAGAATAATAAATGATAATGAAAGAGGAAAAGATGGCTTTTTGAAAAGTAATAACAAAGACTTCTATTTTTCGTTATCATCAAAATTTTATTTAACGGGAAAAGTTGAAATAGGTACAATAGTTGAATTTATTGTAATACCTTCAAAAGATGGAAAAAAGGAACAAACAAGAATAAAAAAGATTATAAAATGA
- a CDS encoding DUF1287 domain-containing protein, with translation MKKIILIILIIISSLTYGQEVGVQNLSDAAIELTRQKVTYDPSYFSINYPNGDIPSDKGVCTDVIIRAFRKTGIDLQKEVHEDMKSNFNLYPKNWGLKTTDKNIDHRRVPNLMKFFERKGTVKVKSTNPSDYKPGDIICWNLSGGITHIGIVVKRKSSDNKRYLIVHNIGAGQVLEDCMFDFRIIGHYRYD, from the coding sequence ATGAAAAAGATTATTCTGATAATATTGATAATAATTTCGAGTCTAACTTACGGACAAGAAGTTGGAGTTCAAAATCTATCTGATGCTGCAATAGAACTTACAAGACAAAAAGTAACTTACGACCCAAGTTATTTCTCAATCAATTACCCAAACGGAGATATTCCGAGTGATAAAGGAGTTTGTACAGATGTCATAATAAGAGCTTTCCGAAAAACTGGAATTGATTTGCAAAAAGAAGTTCACGAGGATATGAAATCTAACTTTAATCTCTATCCGAAAAATTGGGGATTAAAAACAACTGATAAAAATATTGACCATCGGAGAGTTCCTAATTTGATGAAATTCTTTGAGAGAAAAGGAACTGTAAAAGTTAAATCGACAAACCCGAGTGATTATAAACCGGGAGATATAATTTGTTGGAATTTATCGGGAGGAATTACTCACATTGGAATTGTTGTAAAAAGAAAATCATCAGATAATAAAAGATATTTGATTGTTCACAATATCGGAGCAGGACAAGTTTTAGAGGACTGTATGTTTGATTTTAGGATTATTGGACATTATAGATACGATTGA
- a CDS encoding integrase core domain-containing protein yields MPWKETTTMEQKIEFICEWRTGKYTITELCKNFEISRPTAYKLINRFEKQGFEGLKEQSRTPKEHPNATKENIVDGILKLKKKHPRWGAKKINKLLFNDFTENEIPSVVTVHNILKRHGLVCPQKRLRRVKPVYPIFDPKVCNEVWSADYKGKFLMGNKVYCHPLTIADSKSRFLFTAKGHYKETLKYAKAEFTKVFRKYGIPKQLHTDNGSPFGSVRAIQRFTQLSYWFIELGIIPVFSDPAHPEQNGRHERMHRDLKAACAKPSAYDLKAQQRRLNHFVKEYNHIRPHEALGMETPASMHNFSSRPFPEKIPNFDYNSNLKILKVTQNGAIRWKSYYWVYLTAALKGKYVGIEDLGNGIWKVFYRDVFLGFFNETQLRNKEKSIRLETNLV; encoded by the coding sequence ATGCCTTGGAAAGAAACAACAACTATGGAACAAAAAATTGAATTTATTTGTGAATGGAGAACTGGAAAATATACCATCACAGAATTATGTAAAAACTTTGAAATCTCAAGACCCACCGCCTATAAGTTAATAAATAGGTTTGAAAAACAAGGTTTTGAAGGCTTAAAAGAGCAATCAAGAACTCCAAAGGAACATCCAAATGCGACAAAGGAAAATATTGTTGATGGGATACTTAAATTAAAGAAAAAACACCCACGCTGGGGAGCTAAAAAAATCAATAAACTATTGTTTAACGATTTTACAGAAAATGAGATCCCCTCGGTGGTTACTGTTCACAACATACTCAAAAGACACGGTTTAGTATGCCCTCAAAAAAGGTTAAGAAGAGTCAAACCTGTATATCCTATTTTTGATCCAAAAGTGTGTAATGAAGTATGGAGTGCAGATTACAAAGGAAAGTTTTTAATGGGTAATAAAGTGTATTGTCACCCACTGACCATTGCTGATTCCAAAAGTAGATTTTTATTCACAGCTAAAGGACATTATAAAGAAACTTTAAAGTACGCAAAGGCTGAATTTACAAAGGTTTTTAGGAAATATGGAATCCCTAAACAACTCCACACAGACAACGGAAGTCCCTTTGGGTCTGTTCGTGCTATTCAACGATTTACACAACTCTCCTATTGGTTTATTGAACTTGGAATTATACCCGTTTTTTCTGACCCAGCACACCCAGAACAAAACGGAAGACACGAACGTATGCATCGCGATTTAAAAGCGGCTTGTGCCAAACCTTCAGCCTATGACTTAAAAGCACAACAAAGACGTTTAAATCACTTTGTAAAAGAATATAATCACATAAGACCTCACGAAGCCTTAGGGATGGAAACACCTGCTTCAATGCATAACTTTTCCTCCAGACCTTTTCCTGAAAAAATACCTAACTTTGACTATAATTCAAATCTCAAAATTTTAAAAGTAACTCAAAATGGAGCAATCAGATGGAAGTCGTATTATTGGGTATATTTAACAGCAGCTTTAAAAGGAAAATACGTAGGTATTGAAGATTTAGGTAATGGAATTTGGAAAGTCTTTTATAGAGACGTATTTTTAGGTTTCTTTAATGAAACACAATTAAGAAATAAAGAAAAGTCAATAAGGTTAGAAACTAATTTAGTGTAA
- a CDS encoding NERD domain-containing protein/DEAD/DEAH box helicase: protein MLEIRKGTAAKNYENTFFREFAENLSNLFDKYSREGLLIANSECELEKRLQIDALLITTNAVCIIDFKNFGGKITLPKNAKSEFDFGRWTNEKGDIIKGGSSINPFIQLKNQKDRFIKVVEKQIQKKLSKSDCFNPYHTVRTVCFQKTIELIGSIPSKEELNFFIIDKSNYLEKIRDIIDITDKEVSLSKSSFDLFKTVFLADKFDISEQYEQTTDFAKYQTELDFENLYPDQKSALNEIESFINSDKDRFFVLQGTSLSGKTHLIPFIQDVAFNNGISEVKLFASSGRVAHNLLKDSNLEFNSMYSYIYGGNTQNEEREETEDTKTDETLNLEIVPLKKSDDTEEAIFIVDESHLVSDNYHQSIDLRFGSGKLLEDFIGFTDLKESKRKIIFVGDSFQLSIGKKEESALNPDYLSEKYEQKSKAFQLIDKENKSPIVEQALIAVDCIRNQSFNTLSFSFSETLKEITKDKLLRQIEKSLKSNRSSHILCFSNYDAQKVNFWIKKSIIKNGSDLQPKDLILFGNNIRVEDENDPFAEPKKIYNGQFGNIISVSKPITKKNKLLTPLTFREVSIQLHETNHILKFLSFENFRLSDKGELSKEEIISYKILLNQLAEIELENFKNGKYHADEELKELLVKLKDGKRVKTKVLSRIQRLLSNMPSTDYYQFKNSAQLRFGWALTVHKAMSYKWDEVFFNTETGGGKTNETYFKWVYTALIRATQKVSLINYEPISPFYKIDIKSSATLQTSGKELFFVADILVDLSNTNKEISDKFKFPDVENKSALLQLYQFIYHKIENQKLKVKSINHPDYQELYEIKGSNGELATLSIYYNKKGQFKLPTLMKSQPKEFGAEILEILKSNNKISDFGFIKDTWRVSVYEKLNGKLTSFDIGIGYIIQAPYKDTIQFIKGKNVLIVDMYYDGDGFFSTVSASSCTESSLWDEFQSIINELKGK from the coding sequence ATGCTTGAAATAAGAAAAGGAACAGCAGCAAAAAATTACGAAAACACCTTTTTTAGAGAGTTTGCTGAAAATTTGAGCAATCTTTTTGACAAGTACTCACGGGAAGGACTTTTGATAGCAAATTCGGAATGTGAATTAGAAAAACGTTTGCAAATTGATGCATTACTTATTACTACAAATGCTGTCTGTATCATTGACTTCAAAAACTTCGGGGGAAAAATCACTTTACCCAAAAACGCTAAATCAGAATTTGATTTTGGTAGATGGACAAATGAAAAAGGAGATATTATCAAAGGTGGAAGTTCAATAAATCCATTTATTCAACTCAAAAACCAAAAAGACAGATTTATTAAGGTTGTTGAAAAGCAAATTCAAAAGAAACTTTCTAAATCTGATTGTTTTAATCCTTATCACACAGTAAGAACTGTTTGTTTTCAGAAAACCATCGAACTGATTGGCTCAATACCATCCAAAGAGGAATTGAATTTCTTTATAATTGACAAGAGTAATTACCTTGAAAAAATCAGAGATATTATTGATATTACTGATAAAGAAGTCTCTCTTTCGAAAAGTTCATTTGACCTTTTCAAAACCGTATTTCTAGCAGATAAATTTGACATATCAGAACAATATGAGCAAACAACTGACTTTGCAAAATATCAAACAGAATTAGACTTTGAAAACCTTTATCCTGACCAAAAATCTGCTCTTAATGAAATAGAAAGTTTTATCAATTCTGATAAGGATCGATTTTTTGTACTGCAAGGAACTTCATTGAGCGGAAAAACCCACTTAATACCATTTATTCAAGATGTTGCTTTTAATAATGGAATATCTGAAGTAAAGCTTTTTGCATCATCTGGGCGTGTAGCTCACAATTTACTAAAAGACAGTAATTTGGAATTCAATAGTATGTATTCGTACATCTATGGTGGCAACACACAAAATGAAGAGCGAGAAGAAACAGAAGATACAAAGACTGATGAAACGCTGAACTTAGAAATCGTTCCCTTAAAAAAATCAGACGATACAGAAGAAGCTATTTTTATAGTTGACGAATCCCATTTGGTTTCAGACAATTATCACCAGTCAATTGATTTAAGGTTTGGTTCGGGTAAATTACTTGAGGACTTTATCGGATTTACAGACCTTAAAGAATCAAAGCGAAAAATTATTTTTGTTGGTGATAGCTTTCAGCTTTCTATCGGTAAAAAAGAAGAAAGTGCTTTAAACCCTGATTACTTATCGGAAAAATATGAGCAGAAATCAAAAGCATTTCAACTAATTGACAAAGAAAACAAATCTCCTATTGTTGAACAAGCTTTAATAGCTGTTGACTGTATAAGAAATCAATCTTTCAACACCCTTTCATTTAGCTTTAGTGAAACCTTAAAAGAGATAACCAAAGACAAACTTTTACGTCAAATCGAAAAATCGCTTAAATCTAATCGTTCTTCGCATATTCTATGTTTTTCAAACTATGATGCCCAAAAAGTAAACTTTTGGATAAAGAAATCCATTATTAAAAATGGAAGTGATTTACAACCAAAAGATTTAATTCTTTTTGGTAACAATATTCGCGTGGAAGATGAAAATGACCCTTTTGCAGAACCTAAGAAAATATACAACGGACAGTTCGGCAATATAATTAGTGTTTCAAAACCGATTACGAAAAAAAACAAGCTTCTAACACCTTTGACATTTCGGGAAGTTTCAATTCAGCTACACGAAACAAATCACATATTAAAGTTTTTGAGTTTTGAAAATTTCCGATTGAGTGATAAAGGCGAACTTTCAAAGGAAGAAATTATATCATATAAAATTCTATTGAACCAACTCGCTGAAATAGAATTGGAAAACTTCAAAAATGGTAAATATCACGCAGATGAAGAATTGAAAGAATTACTTGTAAAACTAAAAGACGGAAAAAGAGTAAAAACTAAAGTCCTTTCAAGAATACAGCGACTTTTAAGCAATATGCCATCAACCGATTATTATCAATTCAAAAATTCGGCACAGTTGCGATTTGGTTGGGCATTGACCGTACATAAAGCAATGTCTTATAAGTGGGATGAAGTCTTTTTTAATACAGAAACTGGTGGAGGAAAAACAAATGAGACTTATTTTAAGTGGGTCTATACCGCTTTAATTAGAGCAACACAAAAAGTAAGTTTAATTAACTATGAGCCAATTTCACCATTTTATAAAATTGACATCAAATCCTCAGCAACTCTACAAACAAGCGGAAAGGAACTGTTCTTTGTAGCGGATATATTAGTTGACTTATCAAACACTAACAAAGAAATTTCTGATAAATTCAAATTCCCTGATGTTGAGAATAAATCTGCACTTCTTCAACTTTATCAGTTCATTTATCATAAAATTGAAAATCAAAAGCTAAAAGTAAAATCAATCAATCATCCTGATTATCAAGAATTATACGAAATTAAAGGTAGTAATGGAGAGTTAGCAACACTATCAATATATTATAACAAAAAGGGGCAATTCAAGTTACCCACTCTAATGAAATCTCAACCAAAAGAGTTTGGAGCGGAGATTTTGGAAATACTGAAATCCAACAATAAAATATCTGACTTTGGTTTTATTAAGGATACTTGGAGAGTATCAGTTTATGAAAAGCTAAATGGCAAATTAACTTCCTTTGACATAGGAATAGGATATATAATTCAAGCACCATATAAGGACACTATTCAATTTATAAAAGGTAAGAATGTACTAATTGTCGATATGTATTATGATGGTGATGGTTTTTTCTCAACTGTTTCAGCTTCTTCTTGTACAGAAAGTAGTTTGTGGGATGAATTCCAATCAATTATTAATGAGCTAAAAGGTAAATAA
- a CDS encoding Txe/YoeB family addiction module toxin has protein sequence MKYVFVDESWDDYLYWQKIDKRILKRINLLLKDISRQPYDGIGKPEPLKHNYRGFWSRRIDGEHRLIYQVRDDEIRIIKCRFHYD, from the coding sequence ATGAAATATGTATTTGTAGATGAATCTTGGGATGATTATCTGTATTGGCAGAAAATTGATAAAAGAATACTAAAAAGAATAAATTTACTTCTAAAAGATATTTCCAGACAGCCTTATGATGGAATAGGAAAACCTGAGCCATTGAAACATAATTATCGAGGGTTTTGGTCGAGAAGAATTGATGGAGAGCATAGATTAATTTATCAAGTTAGAGATGATGAAATTAGAATAATAAAATGTAGATTTCATTATGATTAA